Proteins encoded together in one Chryseobacterium sp. G0201 window:
- a CDS encoding DUF5606 domain-containing protein: protein MLLEKIISISGKPGLYKLVSQLRNGFIIEDVTTKKKVSIGNSSQVSLLDNIAMFTFDKEVPLFEVFENIAKNQDYKETISHKSTDAELKDFMGESLPNYDTERVYASDIKKLAQWYNILHKAGYITPESFVKAEPETLDPVTGEVTLTDKEAPKKAAPKADKPAAPKAKASSGAKAATKSTHRKMG from the coding sequence ATGCTGTTAGAAAAAATAATTTCAATCTCTGGAAAACCAGGACTTTACAAATTAGTTTCTCAATTAAGAAACGGTTTTATTATTGAAGATGTTACTACAAAAAAGAAAGTAAGCATTGGAAACTCTAGCCAGGTAAGTTTGCTGGATAATATCGCTATGTTTACGTTTGACAAAGAAGTTCCTTTGTTTGAAGTATTTGAAAATATTGCTAAAAACCAAGATTATAAAGAAACTATTTCTCACAAATCTACTGATGCTGAGTTGAAGGATTTCATGGGTGAATCTCTTCCAAACTACGATACAGAAAGAGTTTATGCTTCTGATATCAAGAAATTGGCTCAATGGTACAATATTTTACACAAAGCGGGATATATTACTCCTGAAAGTTTTGTAAAAGCTGAACCTGAAACTTTAGACCCGGTAACAGGTGAAGTAACTTTAACAGATAAGGAAGCTCCTAAAAAAGCAGCTCCAAAAGCTGACAAACCTGCTGCTCCGAAAGCAAAAGCTTCATCTGGTGCAAAAGCAGCTACAAAAAGTACACACAGAAAAATGGGATAG
- a CDS encoding metallophosphoesterase: protein MKNHLKKISYLLRLLLFAGLVYSCATYNVKKGKNLFEVKNSDIKSENDFKIFLVGDAGNADEIQAQNTLNLLKNKLDSADEKSMLIFLGDNIYPSGMPQESDKDYALAKQKLENQLSITKNFKGKTLVIPGNHDWYHGLDGLKAQEDFVKSYLNDKKSFLPKNSCPIDDINLTKDIKLIVIDTEWALINWDQYPGINKNCNIKTREDLFIEFKDLVNKNQDKRIIVALHHPIISSGTHAGYTSPKSHLFPLKSKVPVPGVASLINVLRSSSGASLEDINNQHYADLANRLKSIVQEKENVIFVSGHDHNLQYHEERNIRQIISGAGSKTDPATIAEKSDFSYGGNGFAVLNMRKDQSSDVEFFSTKDNKFQKLTHISVVSKPDVFVNNYPNSFPATVSSTIYPKKLTEKGKFYTWLWGKHYRNYYGMPIEASTANISELDGGYTPFREGGGNQSNSLRLKSKDGQEFVMRGVKKSAVRFLNNMAFKKSTFGNELNNTFPEKFLLDFYTTNHPFTSFSVGNMADKLNIFHSNPRLFYIPKQQGLGEYNTSYGDEMYMIEERFSSDPKTLQSLDNAKDILSTDDVLKSFTKNYKYSVDQESYIRARIFDMLIGDWDRHSDQWKWAEYQDGDKTIYKPIPRDRDQAFSKYDGAAFKIIMNVPAIRHMKTFKDDIKNVKWINMEPYPLDLVFLKGSTEEDWIAQAKYIQEHLTDKDIDEAFNNIPKEVKDETIADIQRKLKLRKTKLQDYATRYYDVLQEKVPLAGTVNPDKFVITKTGNSVEVKQYKLDKNKENPELVFEKTYSDSKTKELWIYGLEDDDIYEVSGDGRPKMNIRLIGGYNHDIYNVSSGSKVKIYDFKSQKNTYTGSGAKHISDDYDVNTYNYKHPKYNFVAGYPNADYNPDDGLIIGILANYTVNNFIRDPYTQKHSLKANFYTATGGFNLVYKGIFKKAISDWDFNLDASFTTPRFSENFFGLSNENEYDKENVEREYNRARISKINFAPSISKKSWMNLENKFQLTFENNKVQRNGDRFVDQSSDVRPEVFNNQQFAGVNYTFSFKNLDNKAFPTLGLEFFVNADWKTNLSNFDKNFLTLTGTLAIDHRLDKRGNFIFANSSNVMWINNNNFEFYQAAAIGGNNGMRAFRNDRFSGRSYFTNNSEIRWDFGRIRNTIVPANMGVLVGYDIGRVWNDNEYSNKWHQSAGVGFWISVVEMFSARLNYFYGSDGGRISGGVGMTF, encoded by the coding sequence TTGAAAAATCATCTAAAAAAAATTTCGTATCTCCTTAGACTATTATTGTTCGCAGGACTTGTCTATTCCTGCGCAACATATAACGTAAAAAAGGGTAAAAACTTATTTGAAGTTAAAAATTCTGATATAAAATCTGAAAATGACTTTAAAATTTTCTTAGTCGGAGACGCAGGCAATGCAGACGAAATTCAGGCTCAGAATACGTTGAATCTGCTTAAAAACAAACTAGATTCTGCAGACGAAAAATCAATGTTAATCTTCTTGGGAGATAATATTTACCCTTCAGGAATGCCGCAAGAATCGGATAAAGATTATGCTCTGGCCAAACAAAAACTGGAAAATCAACTTTCGATCACGAAAAATTTCAAAGGAAAAACATTAGTTATCCCGGGAAATCACGATTGGTATCATGGTTTGGACGGATTAAAAGCTCAGGAAGATTTTGTTAAATCTTATTTAAACGATAAAAAATCTTTTTTACCCAAAAACTCATGTCCGATTGATGATATTAACCTTACCAAAGACATTAAATTAATTGTAATTGATACAGAATGGGCTTTGATAAACTGGGATCAATATCCAGGGATCAATAAAAACTGCAATATCAAAACCCGTGAAGATCTTTTCATTGAATTTAAAGATTTAGTTAATAAAAATCAGGACAAGAGAATCATTGTTGCGCTTCATCATCCAATCATCAGCAGCGGAACTCATGCGGGCTATACTTCTCCAAAATCTCATCTTTTTCCATTAAAAAGTAAAGTTCCGGTTCCGGGGGTAGCAAGTTTGATCAATGTGTTGAGAAGTTCATCGGGCGCAAGTTTAGAAGATATTAATAATCAACATTATGCAGACCTTGCCAACAGATTGAAAAGTATTGTTCAGGAAAAAGAAAATGTGATCTTTGTTTCAGGGCATGATCATAATTTACAGTATCACGAAGAAAGAAATATCAGACAAATCATTAGCGGAGCCGGTTCAAAGACCGATCCTGCAACGATCGCTGAAAAAAGTGATTTTTCATATGGAGGAAATGGTTTTGCTGTTTTAAATATGAGAAAAGATCAAAGTTCTGATGTAGAATTTTTTTCAACAAAAGATAATAAGTTCCAAAAACTTACTCATATTTCAGTTGTTTCAAAGCCTGATGTATTTGTAAACAATTATCCTAACTCTTTTCCGGCAACAGTATCATCTACAATTTATCCTAAAAAATTAACCGAAAAAGGAAAATTTTACACTTGGCTTTGGGGTAAGCATTACAGAAATTATTACGGAATGCCTATTGAAGCTTCAACGGCAAATATTTCTGAGCTGGATGGTGGCTACACTCCTTTTAGAGAAGGCGGTGGAAATCAATCCAACAGTTTGAGACTAAAATCTAAAGACGGACAGGAATTCGTAATGAGAGGTGTTAAGAAAAGCGCCGTTCGTTTCCTGAATAATATGGCCTTCAAGAAAAGTACCTTCGGAAATGAGCTAAACAATACCTTTCCAGAGAAATTCTTGTTGGATTTTTATACTACTAATCATCCATTTACTTCATTTTCAGTTGGAAATATGGCAGATAAGCTTAATATTTTCCACAGCAATCCGAGGTTGTTTTATATACCAAAACAACAAGGTCTGGGCGAATATAATACAAGTTATGGCGACGAAATGTACATGATTGAAGAACGTTTTTCATCAGATCCAAAAACTTTACAGTCTCTTGATAATGCAAAAGACATTCTTTCAACGGATGATGTTTTGAAAAGTTTCACTAAAAATTACAAATATTCTGTAGATCAGGAATCTTACATCCGAGCAAGAATTTTTGATATGTTGATTGGCGATTGGGACAGGCATTCCGACCAATGGAAATGGGCAGAATATCAGGATGGCGACAAAACAATTTATAAACCAATCCCAAGAGACAGAGATCAGGCTTTCAGTAAATATGATGGCGCAGCTTTCAAAATCATTATGAATGTTCCTGCAATTCGTCACATGAAAACATTTAAAGATGACATTAAAAATGTAAAATGGATCAATATGGAACCTTATCCATTAGATCTAGTATTTTTAAAAGGTTCTACCGAAGAAGACTGGATCGCACAGGCAAAATACATCCAAGAGCATCTTACTGATAAAGATATTGATGAAGCTTTCAACAATATTCCAAAGGAAGTAAAAGATGAAACGATTGCTGATATTCAAAGAAAATTAAAATTAAGAAAAACGAAACTGCAGGATTACGCAACAAGATATTATGATGTTCTACAGGAAAAAGTTCCGTTAGCAGGAACTGTAAATCCCGATAAATTCGTGATTACCAAAACCGGAAATTCTGTTGAAGTAAAACAATATAAATTAGACAAAAACAAAGAAAATCCCGAGTTGGTATTCGAAAAAACTTACAGTGATTCTAAAACAAAAGAACTTTGGATTTACGGTTTGGAAGATGATGATATTTACGAAGTTTCGGGAGACGGAAGACCCAAAATGAATATCCGTCTTATTGGAGGTTACAACCACGATATCTATAATGTTTCCAGTGGAAGTAAGGTGAAAATCTATGATTTTAAATCTCAGAAAAACACCTATACTGGCTCCGGAGCGAAACATATTTCCGACGATTATGATGTCAATACCTACAATTATAAACACCCGAAATATAATTTTGTAGCAGGGTATCCAAATGCTGATTACAATCCTGATGACGGTTTGATTATCGGTATTTTGGCGAATTATACGGTAAATAATTTCATTCGCGATCCTTATACCCAAAAACATAGTTTAAAGGCTAATTTCTATACTGCAACGGGTGGATTTAATTTAGTATATAAAGGAATTTTCAAGAAGGCAATTTCTGATTGGGATTTTAATTTAGATGCATCTTTTACGACTCCAAGATTCTCAGAAAATTTCTTTGGTTTGTCTAATGAAAACGAATATGATAAAGAAAATGTAGAAAGAGAATACAACAGAGCCAGAATTTCAAAAATTAATTTTGCACCTTCTATTTCTAAGAAAAGCTGGATGAATCTTGAAAATAAATTTCAGCTTACTTTTGAGAATAATAAAGTACAGAGAAATGGCGACCGATTTGTAGACCAATCCTCTGACGTAAGACCCGAAGTTTTTAACAATCAACAATTTGCAGGAGTAAACTATACTTTTAGTTTTAAAAATTTAGATAACAAAGCTTTCCCTACTTTAGGATTAGAATTCTTTGTGAATGCTGACTGGAAAACCAATCTTTCAAATTTCGATAAAAACTTTTTAACCTTAACAGGAACTTTAGCCATTGATCACAGACTTGATAAAAGAGGAAATTTTATTTTTGCTAATTCAAGTAATGTAATGTGGATCAACAATAATAATTTTGAATTTTATCAGGCTGCAGCCATCGGAGGAAATAATGGAATGAGAGCTTTCAGAAACGACAGGTTCTCAGGAAGATCCTATTTTACCAATAACTCAGAGATCCGTTGGGATTTTGGAAGAATTAGAAATACTATTGTTCCTGCCAACATGGGAGTTTTGGTTGGTTACGATATTGGAAGAGTTTGGAATGACAATGAATATTCTAACAAATGGCATCAATCTGCCGGAGTTGGATTCTGGATCAGCGTTGTAGAAATGTTCTCCGCAAGACTGAATTATTTCTACGGCTCTGATGGTGGTAGAATTTCCGGTGGTGTGGGAATGACTTTCTAA
- a CDS encoding bestrophin family protein, which produces MIVRQRTNWLKMLFIWKGSVLKKIIVQLVLITLFSLAVYLFKGKIYDYKVHLNPTIFTLIGLALAIFMGFCNSASYDRYWEGRKLWGLLVIETRSLTRQIFSLINDNLPKAKEEKQKIVKMISAFCWSLNYQLRDKSGTEHLSRLLSPEQVKQLVGKKFIPSIILGFIADWLNEQNKKGNIDTIVLTSLDHQLNQFSSISGGCERIYNTPLPFAYSVLLHRTVYLYCFWLPFGLVDSLGWMMPLIVLLISYTFIALDAIIQEIAEPFGEEENDLALNSICRTIEFSIFEQAEIPQGELKKPDSYFVD; this is translated from the coding sequence ATGATTGTAAGACAGCGTACGAATTGGTTGAAAATGTTGTTCATATGGAAAGGTTCTGTATTGAAGAAAATTATTGTTCAGCTTGTTCTTATTACGTTGTTTTCTTTAGCTGTTTATCTTTTTAAGGGAAAAATTTACGATTATAAAGTTCATCTTAATCCTACGATTTTTACGTTAATTGGGTTGGCTTTAGCCATTTTTATGGGTTTCTGTAATTCCGCAAGCTACGATCGTTATTGGGAGGGCAGAAAACTGTGGGGACTTTTAGTTATTGAAACAAGGTCGCTGACAAGACAGATCTTTTCATTAATCAATGATAATTTGCCCAAAGCTAAAGAGGAAAAACAAAAAATTGTAAAAATGATCTCAGCGTTTTGCTGGTCATTAAATTATCAATTAAGAGATAAATCTGGAACAGAGCATCTTTCGAGATTGCTTTCTCCTGAGCAGGTTAAACAATTGGTAGGCAAAAAATTTATTCCAAGTATTATTTTAGGGTTTATTGCTGATTGGCTGAACGAGCAAAATAAAAAAGGAAATATCGACACGATCGTTTTGACTTCATTAGATCATCAGCTGAATCAGTTTTCCAGTATTTCTGGTGGCTGCGAGAGAATTTATAATACGCCTTTGCCTTTTGCTTACAGCGTTTTACTGCACAGAACTGTTTATTTGTACTGCTTTTGGCTGCCTTTTGGATTGGTCGACAGTCTGGGCTGGATGATGCCTTTGATAGTATTGCTGATCAGTTATACCTTCATTGCTTTAGATGCTATTATTCAGGAAATTGCGGAACCTTTTGGTGAGGAAGAAAATGATCTTGCTTTGAACAGTATCTGCCGAACGATTGAGTTTTCTATTTTCGAACAGGCGGAAATTCCGCAAGGTGAATTGAAGAAACCGGATTCTTATTTTGTAGATTAA
- a CDS encoding SixA phosphatase family protein, protein MKKLILVRHAKSDWPEETEDFDRPLADKGLEDAMNMSRFLKSNKISIDYLVSSPAVRALNTCKIFNQAYQINIMTDEKLYNPSERNFESVIYDLDNDHDSVAIFSHNNGISNFANSISDDIFHFPTCGVAGFEIDCNSWSEFDGANKKLLFFYEPGKI, encoded by the coding sequence ATGAAGAAACTCATCCTTGTAAGACATGCAAAAAGCGACTGGCCGGAAGAAACAGAGGATTTCGACAGACCTCTGGCAGACAAAGGGTTAGAAGATGCTATGAATATGTCCAGATTTTTAAAATCCAATAAAATTTCCATCGATTATCTGGTATCGAGTCCGGCTGTCCGTGCTTTGAATACGTGCAAAATTTTCAATCAAGCCTATCAGATCAACATTATGACTGATGAAAAATTGTATAATCCATCGGAAAGAAATTTTGAATCTGTAATTTATGACTTGGATAATGATCATGATTCCGTAGCTATTTTCTCACATAATAATGGGATTTCTAACTTTGCGAATTCCATTTCTGACGATATTTTCCATTTTCCGACATGCGGTGTTGCCGGTTTTGAAATCGACTGCAATTCGTGGTCTGAATTTGATGGAGCGAATAAGAAATTATTATTTTTTTATGAGCCGGGGAAAATTTAA
- a CDS encoding serine hydrolase has product MKHNFSLFFIFLSLMSFAQVEEKKLDELIQNTLKTFDVPGMSVGVIKDGKLIYSKGFGVRSLTTKQPMDDNTLVGIASNSKGFTCTALAILADEGKLNWDDKVSKYIPEFQMYDPYVSQNVTIKDLVTHRAGLGLGQGDLMFFPEGGSLTVNDIVHNVRYLKPENPFRTTLDYNNIMFIVAGEVIHRVSGLSWADFIEQRIMKPVGMTSSFGSYNRAKAITNKIDAHAPVNGKAIAVPHDWNETANAAGGIMSNIKDMTTWAEFLLNNFTTKDGKKLVSDKNVQQLWSLQIPDKVAAKSPYDTSFYGYGMGWFLSDVKGHKQVQHTGGLIGTVTQFTLIPDMKLGIVVLTNQQSGAAFNTITNTVKDSYLGVADRNWLKTYGERMAKNEAVYEKQKKEAFTKSETFKKDKSLQPKAEQFVGSYNDVWFGDVEISQQGNNYRISCKNSPRLKGELLPYSNNSFIIKWDDRSYDADSYIIFNYNENGKAESAKLKPISDITDFSFDFDDLDLKRKS; this is encoded by the coding sequence ATGAAGCATAACTTTTCCTTGTTCTTTATTTTTCTTTCTCTGATGTCTTTTGCGCAGGTTGAAGAAAAAAAACTGGATGAATTGATCCAGAATACCTTAAAAACTTTTGACGTTCCCGGAATGTCTGTCGGAGTAATCAAAGATGGTAAATTGATCTATTCTAAAGGGTTTGGAGTACGTTCTTTAACGACAAAACAGCCAATGGACGACAATACTTTGGTGGGAATTGCTTCCAATTCAAAAGGTTTTACCTGTACGGCATTAGCGATTTTAGCAGATGAAGGGAAGTTGAACTGGGATGATAAAGTTTCAAAATATATTCCTGAATTTCAAATGTATGATCCTTATGTTTCTCAAAATGTTACGATTAAAGATTTAGTCACCCACAGAGCAGGATTAGGCTTGGGACAAGGTGATTTGATGTTTTTTCCTGAAGGCGGAAGTTTAACGGTGAATGATATCGTTCATAATGTAAGATATTTAAAACCTGAAAATCCTTTCAGAACGACTTTAGATTATAACAATATCATGTTTATAGTTGCCGGAGAAGTGATTCACCGAGTTTCAGGATTAAGCTGGGCGGATTTTATTGAACAGAGAATTATGAAACCTGTTGGCATGACCTCAAGTTTCGGAAGCTACAACAGAGCAAAAGCCATAACCAATAAAATTGATGCTCATGCACCTGTAAATGGAAAAGCGATTGCAGTTCCTCACGACTGGAACGAAACAGCCAACGCTGCAGGTGGAATTATGAGCAACATTAAAGACATGACGACTTGGGCAGAATTTTTATTAAATAATTTCACTACAAAAGACGGCAAAAAATTAGTTTCAGATAAAAATGTTCAACAGCTTTGGAGTTTACAGATTCCGGATAAAGTAGCGGCAAAAAGTCCTTATGATACTAGCTTTTACGGTTACGGAATGGGTTGGTTTTTAAGTGATGTGAAAGGTCACAAACAAGTTCAGCATACAGGTGGATTGATTGGAACCGTAACTCAATTTACCTTAATTCCGGATATGAAATTAGGAATTGTAGTCTTGACAAATCAACAATCTGGAGCAGCTTTCAATACGATCACAAATACGGTAAAAGATTCTTATTTAGGAGTTGCAGACCGAAATTGGCTGAAAACTTACGGTGAAAGAATGGCAAAAAACGAAGCTGTTTATGAAAAACAAAAGAAAGAAGCTTTTACAAAATCTGAGACATTTAAGAAAGATAAAAGTCTTCAACCGAAAGCAGAGCAGTTTGTAGGAAGTTATAATGATGTTTGGTTCGGAGATGTAGAAATTTCTCAACAGGGGAATAATTATAGAATTTCGTGCAAAAATTCTCCTAGATTAAAAGGTGAACTGCTTCCGTATTCAAACAATTCTTTCATTATAAAATGGGATGACAGAAGTTACGACGCCGATTCTTACATTATTTTTAATTATAATGAAAATGGAAAAGCAGAATCTGCAAAGTTGAAACCTATTTCAGATATTACGGATTTCAGTTTCGATTTTGATGACCTGGATTTGAAGAGAAAGTCGTGA
- the mazG gene encoding nucleoside triphosphate pyrophosphohydrolase has protein sequence MNTKQEKLEAFGRLLDIMDDLREKCPWDQKQTLESLRHLTLEETYELSDAILKGDLQEIKKELGDVLLHLVFYSKIGSEKESFDIADVINSLNEKLIFRHPHIYGDVEVKDEEEVKQNWEKLKLKEGNKSILGGVPKSLPSLVKAYRIQDKVKGIGFEFHDAEDAWKKVDEEIQEFHAETDLDKKELELGDVFFSLINYARISGINPDSALERTNLKFISRFQKMENIALEKNVKLEDMSLEEMDILWEEAKLLNKN, from the coding sequence ATGAATACCAAACAGGAAAAACTAGAAGCTTTCGGAAGATTGTTGGATATTATGGATGATCTGCGCGAAAAATGTCCGTGGGATCAGAAGCAAACGTTAGAATCACTTCGTCATTTGACGCTTGAAGAAACTTACGAGCTTTCAGATGCCATTTTAAAGGGCGATTTACAGGAGATTAAGAAAGAATTAGGTGATGTTTTGCTTCATCTTGTTTTCTATTCGAAAATAGGTTCTGAAAAAGAAAGTTTTGATATCGCTGATGTTATTAATTCCTTAAATGAAAAATTAATTTTCCGTCATCCTCATATTTACGGTGATGTAGAAGTGAAAGATGAAGAAGAAGTAAAACAGAATTGGGAAAAGCTAAAATTAAAAGAAGGAAATAAATCTATTTTGGGCGGAGTTCCGAAAAGTCTGCCGAGTTTGGTGAAAGCTTACAGAATTCAGGACAAGGTAAAAGGAATTGGTTTTGAATTTCACGATGCAGAAGATGCCTGGAAAAAAGTAGATGAAGAAATTCAGGAATTTCATGCGGAAACTGATTTGGATAAAAAAGAACTGGAGCTGGGCGATGTATTTTTTTCATTGATCAATTATGCAAGAATTTCAGGAATTAATCCCGATTCAGCGTTGGAAAGAACTAATTTGAAATTTATCTCAAGATTTCAAAAAATGGAAAATATAGCTTTAGAAAAAAATGTAAAGCTTGAAGATATGTCTTTAGAAGAAATGGATATCCTTTGGGAGGAAGCTAAACTATTAAATAAAAACTAA
- the def gene encoding peptide deformylase — translation MILPIRAFGDPVLRKVGKDIDKDYPDLQELIDNMFDTMNSANGIGLAAPQIGLDIRVFIIDVSPLADDDDYEDIKDELKDFKKVFINAKILEESGEEWKFNEGCLSIPDVREDVKRKSNILIEYYDENFVKHTETFSDIRARVIQHEYDHIEGTLFTDHLSSLKKKLVKGKLTKISQGDVSISYKMRFPK, via the coding sequence ATGATTTTACCGATAAGAGCCTTTGGGGATCCTGTTTTGAGAAAAGTAGGCAAAGATATAGACAAAGATTATCCCGATTTACAAGAATTGATTGACAACATGTTCGACACGATGAACAGTGCCAACGGAATTGGTCTGGCTGCTCCGCAAATTGGTCTTGACATCCGTGTATTTATCATAGATGTTTCTCCATTAGCGGATGATGATGATTATGAGGATATTAAGGATGAATTGAAAGATTTTAAAAAAGTTTTTATTAACGCCAAAATTCTTGAAGAATCTGGTGAAGAATGGAAATTTAATGAAGGATGTCTTTCTATTCCTGACGTAAGAGAGGACGTTAAGAGAAAAAGTAATATCCTTATAGAATATTATGACGAAAATTTCGTTAAGCATACGGAAACTTTTTCCGATATTAGAGCCCGCGTAATTCAACATGAATATGATCATATCGAAGGAACGCTGTTTACCGACCATTTAAGCTCTTTGAAGAAGAAATTGGTAAAAGGTAAATTAACAAAGATTTCTCAGGGTGATGTAAGCATTAGCTACAAAATGAGATTTCCGAAATAG
- the ruvX gene encoding Holliday junction resolvase RuvX, with protein MGQILAIDYGKARCGIAATDDMQIIASGLDTVQTQFLMEFLKKYFTENRVDDIVVGLPTDLKGNISEIETDILKFIEIFKKEFSDIPVHRLDERFTSKMASFFISQSGKSKKQRQQKGLIDKVSATIILQNFLEQRTR; from the coding sequence ATGGGACAGATCCTTGCAATAGACTATGGAAAGGCTCGCTGCGGTATTGCGGCGACAGATGACATGCAGATCATTGCGAGTGGTCTCGATACGGTACAAACTCAATTTTTAATGGAATTTTTGAAAAAATATTTCACCGAAAACAGAGTAGATGATATTGTTGTAGGGCTTCCTACAGATTTGAAAGGAAATATTTCCGAGATAGAAACTGATATTCTGAAATTTATAGAAATATTTAAAAAAGAATTTTCAGATATACCCGTTCATCGCTTAGATGAGAGATTTACGTCCAAAATGGCTTCGTTTTTTATTTCTCAAAGTGGGAAAAGCAAAAAACAGAGACAGCAAAAAGGATTAATAGATAAAGTAAGTGCAACCATCATATTGCAGAATTTTTTAGAACAAAGAACAAGATGA
- a CDS encoding Pycsar system effector family protein, translated as MSILHKAKDYVEILFKDKLSSVYFYHNFIHTTYTVNKAEEIMKNTPVSAEDQEKVLLALWFHDTGYIECAQNHEEKGVEILKNFLQNENYTENYIEDVSKLILATKINYEPQNLLEKIAKDADCSHFASHDYNDISDALRKEWELTNVRCFSNDEWNAGNLDMLKNKHQYYTDYAKENWNPLKKKNIKKIEKKLEKEEDKKDNSESKKESKEPKEQKPDRSVDTLFRVTLNNHTRLSDIADSKANILLSVNAIIISVCLSVLVPKLDTPKNSHLIIPSFVLLLSSVLTIIFAILSTKPNVTKTNFTNQDIADRKVNLLFFGNFHQMLFGDFHNAMKDLIQDREYIYDSMVKDLYYLGKVLDRKYKLLSITYKIFMAGIIISVLSFAYAFLSL; from the coding sequence ATGAGCATTTTACACAAAGCCAAAGATTATGTTGAAATCTTATTCAAAGATAAGTTATCTTCGGTATATTTTTATCATAATTTTATTCATACCACTTATACGGTAAATAAAGCTGAAGAAATCATGAAAAATACACCTGTATCTGCTGAGGATCAGGAAAAAGTATTATTGGCACTTTGGTTTCATGATACGGGTTACATAGAATGTGCTCAGAATCACGAAGAAAAAGGCGTAGAGATTCTGAAAAATTTTCTACAAAATGAAAATTATACGGAAAATTATATTGAAGATGTTTCTAAACTGATCTTAGCTACCAAAATTAACTATGAACCTCAGAATCTTTTAGAAAAAATAGCTAAAGATGCAGATTGCAGTCATTTTGCAAGTCACGATTATAATGATATTTCTGATGCTCTGAGAAAAGAGTGGGAGCTTACCAATGTAAGATGTTTCTCTAATGACGAATGGAATGCGGGAAATCTGGATATGCTTAAAAACAAGCACCAATATTACACCGATTATGCCAAAGAAAACTGGAATCCTTTGAAAAAGAAAAATATCAAAAAGATCGAGAAAAAATTAGAAAAAGAAGAGGATAAAAAAGATAATTCCGAAAGCAAAAAAGAATCGAAAGAGCCAAAAGAACAAAAACCGGACAGAAGTGTTGATACTTTGTTCAGAGTAACATTGAATAATCACACAAGATTAAGCGATATTGCAGACAGCAAAGCGAATATTTTACTTTCTGTAAATGCAATCATTATCTCGGTTTGTCTTTCTGTTTTGGTTCCGAAATTGGATACTCCAAAAAACTCACATCTTATTATTCCGAGTTTTGTGTTGTTGTTATCTAGCGTTTTGACGATCATTTTTGCCATCTTATCCACAAAACCGAACGTTACCAAGACCAATTTTACCAATCAGGATATTGCCGACAGAAAAGTAAACCTTTTATTCTTCGGAAATTTCCATCAGATGCTGTTTGGAGATTTTCACAATGCAATGAAAGACCTGATCCAGGACAGAGAATATATCTATGATTCTATGGTAAAGGATTTGTATTATTTGGGGAAAGTTTTAGATAGAAAATATAAGCTTTTGTCGATCACATATAAGATTTTTATGGCAGGAATTATTATTTCTGTTCTGTCTTTTGCGTATGCTTTTCTTTCGTTATAA